Proteins found in one Fulvitalea axinellae genomic segment:
- a CDS encoding aminodeoxychorismate/anthranilate synthase component II — MRILVIDNYDSFTYNLVHLIRELGYGEQMDVIRNDKISVEAVAEYDKILISPGPGVPEDAGITKDVIKTYGPSKSILGVCLGHQAIAEVYGAELYNMPEVLHGVDTDIKILENDGLFEEVKEVTRVCRYHSWAVKPETLKTPLKLTAEDETGVVMGLRHDSYDVQGVQFHPESILTPEGKTMIKNWLESGIKS; from the coding sequence ATGAGAATTTTGGTAATAGATAATTACGATTCGTTCACATACAACTTGGTGCATTTGATCCGTGAGTTGGGCTATGGCGAACAGATGGACGTGATCCGTAACGATAAGATTTCGGTGGAAGCGGTTGCGGAATATGATAAAATCCTGATTTCGCCGGGACCTGGAGTGCCGGAAGACGCTGGAATCACAAAGGATGTAATCAAAACTTACGGCCCTTCAAAAAGCATTTTGGGTGTTTGCCTTGGCCACCAAGCCATCGCGGAAGTTTATGGCGCCGAGCTTTATAATATGCCGGAAGTCCTCCACGGAGTGGATACGGATATCAAGATCTTGGAAAACGACGGCTTATTCGAAGAAGTAAAAGAAGTGACGAGGGTTTGTCGTTATCATTCGTGGGCCGTAAAGCCAGAAACGCTTAAAACTCCTCTGAAACTGACCGCCGAGGATGAAACAGGTGTCGTGATGGGACTTCGCCATGACAGCTATGATGTGCAAGGCGTTCAATTCCATCCAGAGTCGATCTTGACGCCGGAAGGCAAAACGATGATTAAGAATTGGTTGGAGAGTGGTATTAAGTCTTAG
- a CDS encoding isocitrate lyase/phosphoenolpyruvate mutase family protein, which translates to MFSKELKSRAEAFSKLHKEKGMFVLPNVWNAGSARIFESRGFKAVATTSAGIAYALGYPDGEQVGIDDLRLVVSQITKRVKVPVSVDFERGYGDTPEEVKANAIKMLEAGAVGFNIEDGIPEEKRLDNLDDLLVKIKALVELKKEIGIPFVINARTCVYWLALGNEDERIETAIARGNAFAEAGADCVFVPGAMDEKNVAELAKEIKAPLNIIANPVFHDFKKLEELGVRRLSIGSGAVRATLAYIDSIGEDLAKGDIGKMLSHDFSYTKANEFFA; encoded by the coding sequence ATGTTCAGCAAAGAGCTAAAATCGAGAGCGGAAGCCTTTTCGAAACTGCATAAAGAAAAGGGCATGTTCGTGTTGCCCAATGTTTGGAACGCCGGAAGCGCCCGTATTTTCGAAAGCCGGGGTTTTAAGGCCGTCGCCACCACCAGCGCCGGAATTGCCTACGCTTTGGGCTATCCGGACGGCGAACAGGTAGGTATCGACGATTTGCGTTTGGTGGTTTCCCAAATAACCAAAAGGGTAAAGGTTCCCGTATCGGTAGACTTTGAGCGAGGCTATGGCGACACGCCGGAAGAGGTGAAAGCCAACGCCATAAAAATGCTGGAAGCCGGTGCCGTGGGTTTCAATATCGAGGACGGGATTCCCGAGGAAAAAAGACTTGATAACCTGGATGACCTTTTGGTCAAAATCAAGGCTTTGGTGGAATTGAAAAAGGAAATAGGTATTCCATTTGTTATCAATGCCCGTACCTGCGTGTATTGGTTGGCGTTGGGAAACGAAGATGAACGGATTGAAACAGCCATAGCCCGTGGCAACGCCTTTGCTGAAGCTGGTGCCGATTGCGTTTTCGTTCCCGGTGCGATGGATGAAAAAAACGTAGCCGAGTTGGCGAAGGAAATTAAGGCGCCGTTAAATATCATTGCAAATCCCGTTTTCCACGATTTCAAAAAATTGGAGGAGCTGGGCGTTCGTCGGCTAAGCATCGGCTCGGGCGCCGTCAGGGCGACTCTGGCTTATATTGACAGCATCGGAGAGGATTTGGCGAAAGGCGATATCGGAAAAATGCTTAGTCACGACTTCTCTTATACCAAGGCCAATGAGTTCTTTGCCTAA
- a CDS encoding anthranilate synthase component I family protein, translating into MKRFPLKTAHRKLLADTTTPVSIYLRLRDRFPDAIMLESSDYHGNDNSFSYLACDSIASFKVEKEKLSLAFPDGTEEVKTLADKSEAVDELREFSASFETESEFPFISNGLFGYMTYDAVQYFEDLDFSDNNPSGYEVPEIFYKVYRYVIAVDHFKNALYVFEHGLEQPDSDGPDQIVNLIRNKNFPEYTFTKEGEEVSDFTNEEYVEMVKKGIDHCHKGDVFQIVLARRFQQKFSGDEFNVYRALRSINPSPYLFYFDFGSFKIFGSSPEAQIVVKNNEASIYPIAGTFRRTGNDERDAELARELDADPKENSEHVMLVDLARNDLSRHCDNVEVETFKEVQFYSHVIHLVSKVTGQLANQDLGIRTVADTFPAGTLSGAPKYRAMELINEYEKHQRGFYGGAIGYLGFNGDFNHAIMIRSFMSRNNTLSYQAGAGVVAKSNPESERDEVFNKIAALRTALAEASKINAKETTDFNA; encoded by the coding sequence ATGAAACGTTTTCCCCTCAAAACCGCACATCGAAAGTTGCTGGCCGACACCACAACTCCTGTGAGTATCTACCTCAGGCTCCGTGACCGGTTTCCGGATGCTATCATGTTGGAAAGTTCCGATTACCACGGCAACGACAACAGTTTCTCTTACTTGGCCTGCGATTCCATCGCTTCTTTTAAAGTAGAAAAAGAAAAGCTCAGCTTAGCGTTTCCTGACGGTACAGAAGAAGTGAAAACTTTAGCCGATAAGAGTGAAGCGGTCGACGAATTGAGAGAATTTTCGGCTTCTTTTGAAACGGAGTCTGAATTTCCATTCATCAGCAACGGACTTTTCGGCTACATGACTTATGACGCTGTCCAGTATTTCGAAGATCTTGATTTTTCTGACAACAATCCGTCGGGTTATGAAGTTCCTGAGATTTTTTACAAGGTTTATCGCTACGTAATCGCCGTTGACCATTTTAAGAACGCCCTCTACGTTTTCGAACACGGATTGGAACAACCCGATTCGGACGGTCCAGATCAGATCGTAAATCTTATTCGAAACAAAAACTTTCCGGAATACACATTCACGAAAGAAGGGGAGGAAGTTTCTGACTTTACGAATGAGGAATACGTGGAGATGGTCAAAAAAGGCATCGACCACTGCCATAAAGGCGACGTTTTCCAGATCGTTTTGGCACGTCGATTCCAGCAAAAGTTCAGCGGAGACGAATTCAACGTTTACCGCGCACTCCGTTCGATAAATCCTTCGCCTTATCTTTTCTATTTCGATTTCGGAAGCTTTAAGATTTTCGGTTCATCACCAGAAGCGCAGATCGTAGTGAAAAACAACGAAGCTTCGATTTACCCGATAGCCGGAACTTTCCGCAGAACGGGCAATGACGAACGTGACGCCGAATTGGCACGCGAACTCGACGCCGACCCGAAAGAGAATTCGGAGCACGTTATGCTTGTGGACCTTGCACGTAACGACCTCAGCCGTCATTGCGACAACGTGGAGGTCGAGACTTTCAAAGAGGTGCAGTTCTACTCACACGTTATCCATTTGGTTTCGAAGGTAACGGGTCAATTGGCCAATCAGGATCTCGGTATCCGCACGGTAGCCGATACATTTCCAGCGGGCACTTTGAGCGGCGCTCCGAAATATCGCGCGATGGAGTTGATCAACGAATACGAAAAACACCAACGCGGCTTCTACGGCGGAGCGATCGGTTACTTGGGCTTTAACGGCGATTTCAATCATGCCATCATGATTCGTTCTTTCATGAGTCGTAACAATACATTGTCATACCAAGCCGGTGCTGGTGTCGTAGCCAAATCGAATCCGGAATCTGAAAGGGACGAGGTGTTCAACAAAATCGCCGCATTGCGCACGGCATTGGCCGAGGCTTCGAAAATCAACGCCAAAGAAACTACGGATTTTAACGCTTGA
- the trpC gene encoding indole-3-glycerol phosphate synthase TrpC: MNILDKIIAKKREEVAEAKASRSVAELERMAGFGRKPLSSFDSLSKAGASGIIAEFKRRSPSKGDINVTASATEVTSGYSAAGASVLSVLTDESFFGGGLPYMREARAANPNTPILRKDFMIDEYQFIEAKAEGADLVLLIAAALKPEETKEFARFTQSLGMQVLLEVHNAQELDAHLNEYVNLVGVNNRDLTTFTTSVQTSYDLAERIPNEFLKVSESGINDASTIAGLKEVGYQGFLIGEYFMRQPNPAEACDKLIQDVNSITV; the protein is encoded by the coding sequence ATGAACATCCTCGATAAAATCATCGCAAAGAAAAGAGAAGAAGTAGCCGAAGCCAAGGCCAGCCGTTCCGTTGCCGAGTTGGAACGCATGGCGGGTTTCGGGCGCAAACCGCTTTCTTCTTTTGACAGCCTTTCCAAAGCCGGAGCTTCCGGCATCATCGCAGAATTCAAACGCCGTTCACCTTCCAAAGGCGACATCAACGTAACCGCTTCCGCTACGGAAGTTACTTCGGGCTATAGCGCGGCGGGCGCTTCCGTGCTTTCCGTCCTTACCGACGAGTCGTTCTTCGGAGGTGGATTGCCTTATATGCGTGAAGCGCGCGCGGCCAATCCGAACACGCCGATCCTTCGCAAAGACTTTATGATCGACGAATACCAGTTTATCGAAGCCAAAGCCGAGGGCGCCGATCTGGTTTTGTTGATCGCGGCGGCCCTGAAGCCGGAAGAGACGAAAGAGTTCGCTCGCTTTACGCAATCCTTAGGCATGCAGGTATTGCTTGAAGTACATAACGCACAGGAACTGGACGCTCACCTTAACGAATACGTGAATCTGGTAGGCGTAAACAACCGCGACTTGACTACTTTCACGACTTCCGTCCAAACATCATATGATTTGGCGGAGCGAATTCCGAACGAATTCCTTAAAGTATCGGAAAGCGGCATCAACGACGCCTCCACTATAGCGGGCCTGAAAGAAGTCGGTTACCAAGGCTTTTTGATAGGCGAATACTTCATGCGCCAGCCAAACCCAGCCGAAGCCTGCGATAAATTAATTCAAGACGTTAATTCAATTACGGTATAA
- the trpD gene encoding anthranilate phosphoribosyltransferase has product MKDILRELFEYKSLTKESARETLTKLANGEYNESQMAAFLTVFQMRSITVEELAGFRDAMLELCMRVDLDEFDAMDLCGTGGDGKDTFNISTLSSFIVAGAGQNVAKHGNNSVSSVCGSSNVLAHFGIEFTNDQDKLRKAIDHAGICFLHAPLFHPAMKNVAPVRRDLGIKTFFNMLGPMVNPSFPKKQIVGVFSLELARLYAYLYAQTDKDYMILHALDGYDEISLTSEFKCYTKKMESILSPKDLGLGTYQQSDLHGGNTVEDAADIFLSILQGKGTQAQKEVVTANAGMALYAANPEAGIDTAVAKAKESLDSGKAFGAFKKLVEMKY; this is encoded by the coding sequence ATGAAAGATATACTTAGAGAACTCTTCGAATATAAATCCTTAACCAAAGAGTCGGCGAGGGAGACATTGACCAAATTAGCCAACGGCGAATACAACGAAAGCCAAATGGCGGCTTTCCTTACCGTCTTCCAAATGCGAAGCATTACGGTCGAGGAACTTGCCGGTTTCCGTGACGCCATGTTGGAGCTTTGCATGCGAGTTGATCTCGACGAATTCGACGCTATGGACCTCTGCGGTACGGGCGGTGATGGCAAAGACACCTTCAACATCTCGACTTTGTCCTCATTTATCGTTGCCGGCGCTGGGCAGAATGTCGCTAAGCACGGTAACAATAGCGTTTCATCGGTTTGCGGATCGTCAAACGTATTGGCGCATTTCGGAATCGAATTCACAAACGATCAAGACAAACTCCGTAAGGCAATCGACCACGCGGGCATCTGCTTCTTGCACGCTCCCTTGTTTCACCCCGCTATGAAGAACGTAGCTCCGGTACGCCGTGATTTGGGCATCAAGACTTTCTTCAACATGTTGGGTCCGATGGTGAACCCGTCCTTTCCAAAAAAGCAGATTGTAGGCGTTTTCAGCTTGGAATTGGCTCGTCTTTACGCTTATCTCTATGCGCAAACGGATAAGGATTATATGATCCTCCACGCATTGGATGGTTATGATGAGATTTCTTTGACTTCGGAATTTAAGTGCTACACCAAGAAAATGGAAAGCATTCTTTCTCCGAAAGATCTTGGTTTGGGAACATATCAGCAGTCAGACCTCCACGGAGGTAATACGGTTGAAGACGCTGCGGACATTTTCCTTTCAATCCTACAAGGCAAAGGAACGCAAGCCCAAAAAGAAGTAGTAACCGCCAACGCCGGAATGGCCCTTTACGCCGCCAACCCAGAAGCGGGAATCGACACAGCCGTAGCCAAAGCCAAAGAATCATTGGATTCAGGCAAAGCCTTCGGAGCGTTTAAGAAATTGGTTGAGATGAAGTATTAA
- a CDS encoding phosphoribosylanthranilate isomerase, translating to MKIKVCGMRDADNVKSIGESGIDFMGFIFFPKSARYVGEDFDPSIPASLPDSVKRVGVFVNENASKMKNLGEKYGLNYLQLHGNEKPELCAEMQNAGFGVMKAFGVDESFDFETLKDYADFVDYFLLDTKCAGHGGSGKRFDWSLLEKVPSGKPVFLAGGIDHEAAKEIENLPANVAVLDLNSRFEIEPALKDENKLRRFIQRL from the coding sequence ATGAAAATAAAAGTCTGTGGCATGCGGGACGCCGATAATGTTAAATCAATCGGCGAAAGTGGGATTGATTTCATGGGCTTTATATTCTTTCCCAAGTCCGCACGTTATGTAGGCGAGGATTTCGATCCGAGCATTCCGGCCTCATTACCCGATTCCGTTAAGCGGGTAGGGGTTTTCGTAAACGAGAATGCGTCAAAGATGAAAAACCTTGGCGAAAAGTATGGTTTGAATTACTTGCAACTGCACGGAAATGAAAAACCTGAACTATGCGCCGAAATGCAAAATGCAGGTTTCGGTGTGATGAAAGCCTTCGGTGTGGACGAAAGTTTTGATTTCGAAACACTGAAAGATTATGCCGATTTCGTGGACTATTTTCTTTTGGATACCAAATGCGCCGGACACGGCGGTAGCGGTAAACGCTTCGACTGGTCATTGTTAGAAAAAGTCCCGAGTGGAAAGCCCGTTTTCCTAGCTGGAGGCATCGACCATGAAGCCGCTAAGGAAATCGAAAACCTACCAGCCAATGTGGCAGTGCTGGACCTAAACAGCCGATTCGAGATAGAGCCAGCGCTGAAAGACGAAAATAAACTGCGTCGATTTATTCAAAGACTGTGA
- a CDS encoding inositol polyphosphate kinase family protein: MIQLWGKDKAQTSVNFGTFAGQKGISKLPPPPGFGSVAQCAGHAKDFHMLESREWIIKRIDPLEAREYASFKLEGRHDGVIPRFFGPYEDADELFSDHTNGVALTGKDREAVGALSAYKGPGDKLIILSNVTRNKKDSILRDIKIGRQTANYKDQKVRGVGKKEAKLKVTQHELMDRVSGSKSRGFRDEDQWKKVKGGNNLGPLRKMLKSVSPECLSVLVKRLGDIYASLAQGRTAYVGASVLLVINPDPGFCDAVMIDFAHPVTMGVHGAKYYNPAWEGMLFGLANLRDYVQAILQKKERRAVESSPRIRLRSSGGKGKVGVSPTSSFTFMSPGEMEEQSRPEEVSLHASLAQHQMSLRSQATTGGGGESDGEEEMAPSSIRSRMEPERWSLSSGSSVEEEGEQSIPRKASFFADAFEFMVGEAVEEMNFGPETVIYQRVLQSLKEYDLIQGYHGVGPLHARMAKLFEIEHLVYRWHHDLGGKTADASGSSISSLSIVMFRMLELLQKEHRQVVNVIIDQGLPIWLPKGVQGGQGLWEQSVAMNGQMSIAQKDMDDPEFLWRVNALHAKLLTTQTGQNLLGQVFAVPPKKRITIASPPETVFEDSPDDTAIHIHNMADAKVQHKDNPKKRRAGKGSDVTVHLPDESNFVDVDPITRGGPSLAGMYKQDLPDEWEFVSEGSIGGTGAGIVSPGASLASQPSVRPKGKRIMVPSFVRYARGLEQAILASNGEQRSQFESEYRYGMSPLGMNDFERRSILNQMEMALRSEHQLPNNPIAGGIEATDGASVERAQPDWTMLSYIDPERSLGFPFWEEK, translated from the coding sequence ATGATACAGCTTTGGGGGAAAGATAAAGCCCAAACGTCCGTTAACTTCGGAACTTTTGCCGGACAAAAGGGCATAAGCAAACTACCGCCTCCCCCGGGCTTCGGTTCAGTGGCGCAATGCGCAGGCCACGCCAAAGATTTCCACATGCTTGAGAGTAGGGAATGGATCATCAAAAGAATAGATCCGTTGGAAGCCCGTGAGTACGCCTCCTTTAAGCTGGAAGGACGTCATGACGGCGTGATACCCCGATTTTTCGGTCCCTACGAAGATGCCGACGAACTTTTTTCTGATCATACAAACGGTGTCGCTTTAACGGGAAAAGATAGGGAGGCCGTAGGTGCTTTGTCGGCCTACAAAGGTCCCGGCGACAAGTTGATTATCCTAAGTAATGTTACCCGAAATAAGAAAGATTCAATTCTTAGGGATATTAAAATTGGTAGGCAAACGGCAAACTACAAAGACCAGAAAGTAAGGGGCGTAGGCAAAAAGGAGGCGAAGCTGAAAGTAACCCAACACGAACTGATGGACCGCGTGTCGGGAAGCAAAAGCCGTGGTTTCCGCGATGAGGACCAATGGAAAAAGGTAAAAGGTGGCAATAATCTCGGCCCTCTGCGCAAAATGTTGAAGTCCGTTTCGCCCGAATGTTTGTCGGTATTGGTTAAGCGTTTGGGTGATATTTACGCTTCTTTGGCCCAAGGCAGAACCGCGTATGTGGGCGCCAGTGTATTGCTGGTCATTAATCCTGATCCTGGTTTTTGCGATGCCGTAATGATAGATTTCGCTCATCCCGTTACGATGGGGGTTCATGGAGCGAAGTATTATAACCCGGCTTGGGAAGGGATGCTTTTCGGTTTAGCGAACCTCCGTGATTACGTTCAGGCTATTCTTCAGAAGAAGGAAAGAAGAGCGGTGGAATCATCGCCGAGAATAAGGCTTCGAAGTAGTGGAGGGAAAGGTAAAGTAGGAGTCAGCCCTACCTCAAGCTTTACCTTTATGAGTCCGGGAGAAATGGAAGAACAGTCTAGGCCTGAAGAAGTGTCGCTTCACGCTTCTTTAGCCCAGCACCAAATGTCATTGAGAAGCCAAGCTACGACCGGTGGTGGTGGCGAAAGTGATGGAGAAGAGGAAATGGCGCCGAGTTCGATACGAAGCAGAATGGAACCTGAGCGTTGGTCATTGTCCAGTGGATCAAGTGTGGAGGAAGAAGGAGAGCAAAGTATTCCGAGAAAAGCGAGTTTCTTTGCCGACGCGTTCGAATTTATGGTAGGCGAGGCCGTAGAGGAAATGAATTTTGGGCCTGAAACTGTGATTTATCAACGGGTTTTACAATCGCTTAAAGAGTATGACCTGATTCAGGGTTATCATGGAGTGGGGCCGTTGCATGCCCGTATGGCAAAGTTGTTTGAGATTGAGCACCTTGTTTATCGTTGGCATCATGATTTGGGAGGAAAAACCGCCGACGCATCCGGCTCTTCTATTTCTTCGCTCTCAATAGTAATGTTCCGGATGTTGGAACTACTTCAGAAGGAACACCGCCAAGTTGTTAATGTAATCATTGATCAGGGCTTGCCTATTTGGCTTCCCAAAGGTGTGCAAGGTGGCCAGGGCTTGTGGGAGCAGAGTGTGGCTATGAACGGACAAATGTCGATCGCTCAAAAAGATATGGACGATCCCGAATTTTTATGGCGTGTAAATGCCTTGCATGCCAAGTTGTTGACTACGCAAACAGGGCAGAACTTATTGGGACAAGTCTTTGCCGTTCCTCCCAAAAAGAGGATTACGATAGCGTCTCCACCCGAAACGGTTTTTGAGGACAGCCCCGACGATACCGCAATCCATATCCATAATATGGCGGACGCCAAAGTTCAGCATAAGGATAACCCTAAGAAACGCCGAGCGGGAAAAGGTAGTGATGTGACCGTGCACTTACCCGACGAATCCAATTTTGTGGATGTGGATCCAATAACTAGAGGAGGTCCGTCTTTGGCCGGAATGTATAAGCAAGACCTTCCGGATGAATGGGAATTTGTGTCGGAAGGAAGTATTGGCGGAACTGGTGCCGGAATCGTTTCGCCGGGAGCTTCATTGGCTTCACAACCCAGTGTTCGTCCGAAAGGTAAGCGGATAATGGTTCCAAGTTTCGTTCGATATGCCAGAGGATTGGAGCAGGCGATCTTGGCCAGTAACGGAGAGCAGAGAAGTCAATTTGAGAGTGAGTACCGTTACGGAATGAGTCCTTTGGGAATGAATGATTTTGAGCGCAGAAGTATTTTGAACCAGATGGAAATGGCATTGAGATCCGAACACCAATTGCCGAATAATCCTATTGCGGGCGGTATAGAAGCCACAGACGGAGCCAGTGTGGAAAGAGCACAGCCGGACTGGACAATGTTGTCGTATATAGACCCGGAACGATCGTTAGGTTTCCCGTTCTGGGAGGAAAAATAA